ACGGGCTTGCAGGCAGAGAATGGGACGAGCCCTGTTCAAGGACTGAACCCTATACGTTCGGACGGGCGGAAGTTGTGTTCTGTGGCAGGCGCATCTTGAGATTTGCCGGGCGCATGCCACATTATAAGGAATCAAAGAGCGACAGGGCATTGGCTCGGTGCTCTTTCAGGAGGTTGTAATGCAGGTCGGCAATGCGCGATATCTGACGGCGGCTGATTTTCCGGAGACATTGCCGGTTTTTCCGCTGGCAGGAGCTCTTCTGCTGCCCGGTGGGCAATTGCCACTGAATATATTCGAGCCGCGCTATCTGGAAATGTTCGATGCCGCGCTGCGCAGCAATCGGCTGATCGGCATGATTCAACCGGCATTGACCGAGCCCTATGAGATTGCTACCGGCATTCCGGCCCTCTGCAGCATGGGATGTATCGGTCGGATCACCTCTTTCGCCGAGACAGGCGATGGCCGCTATATTCTGTCGCTGGGTGGAATCTGCCGTTTCCGGCTGAGCGAAGAGCTGAAAACCACCCATCCATTCCGCACGGTGCGAATTTCGCCGTTCATGGCCGATCTGGCGGCTGAAGGCCAGGAAAACAGCGTGGATCGGGAACGGTTGCTCGCGGTGTTCCGAGCCTATCTCGATGCCAACAAGCTGGAAGCGGATTGGGAGAGCGTCCAGCGCGCCAGCAATCTGACCCTGGTCAATTCTTTGTCGATGATGTCGCCTTTTACGCCTGCTGAAAAACAGGCCTTACTGGAGGCCACCGATCTGCATAGCCGCACAGAAACGCTGATTGCCATTACCGAAATTTATCTGGCACGCGGTTTCGGCGATGTGGAGCCGGTTTTACAGTAACGGTGAATGGGCAGAAGATGAAGGAGCGCAGCCATGGACCAGCGGATGAACGGTGTCGATCCGAAAATGCTGGAATTGCTTGTCTGCCCGCTGACCAATGGCCGCTTGACCCTTAACCGGGAAAACAACGAGTTGGTCTCGGAAAAGGCACGGCTTGCTTACCCCATCCGCGATGGCATTCCGATCATGCTGGTCTCGGAAGCCCGCAAGATTGAAGACTGAAGGCGCTGTCGGGAGACCATTGACCCCGCCAGCGCCTGCCAGATCGTTTGTCAGATCGCCTGACCGGTCAGAAGTTTGGGGCCGCCCTTCACCGCTGTTCCTGCCGCCTCGGAAATGAAATAGCTTTTCAGTTTTGGCAGCCGTTCCACCAGGCCCAATCCGAAATCCCGAACGATTCTTACCGGCGTAATATCGTTGGAAAACAGCCGGTTCAGCACGTCGGTGGTAACGCCCATGCGGAATGTGTCGAAGCGGCGCCAGGTCTGGTAGCGTTCCAGAACGGTGATATCGCCGATATCGAGGCCGAGGCGATCGGCATCGACGATTGTTTCCGCCAGCGCCGCCACATCCTTGAAGCCAAGATTGAGACCCTGGCCGGAAATCGGATGAATACCATGGGCGGCATCCCCTGCCAGCGCCAGCCGTGGTCCGATGAAAGAGCGGGCCAGCGTCAGTCCCAGCGGAAAGGCCCGGCGGTCGCCGGTAGCGCGGATAGAGCCGAGTTTGTGGCCGAAACGGCGCTCCAGTTCGGTTTCGAACATCAGATCGTCCTCGGCCACCAGCCGGTCCGCATCCTCGCTGCGCTCGGTCCAGACCAGCGATGAGCGATTGCCGGTCAAGGGCAGGATGGCAAAGGGTCCGGCGGGCAGGAAATGTTCCTCTGCCACCCCTTCATGCGGACGCTCATGTTCGACCGTGGTGACAATCCCGGACTGGCCATAGGCCCAGGTGACGGTCTTGATCCCCGCCATGTCCCTGACGCGCGAGCGCACGCCGTCACAGGCAACAACCAGACGGCAGTCAAGGGTTGTGCCATCGGAAAGCGCGACTTCGGCCTTATGGCCTTTCACGGAGAAGCCTGCGGCTTTCACGCCATGGCGGATGGAAATTCCCGCCACACCGGCAGCATCGAGAAGCGCGCCGACCATGGCGACATTGGGCACCATATAGGCGAAGGGCTTGCCCTCCTCGACTTCGCCGTCAAAGGTCAGGTAGACGGGCCGGACCGGATCGCTGGTGCGCGAATCGGTAACGATCATCCGGTTGATTGGCTGGGACTGCGGCTCAATCGTGCTCCAGACGCCGAAAACCTCCAGCATTTTGGTGGCTGCCGCAATCACCGCCGAGGCCCGTGGGTCCTTGCGCCACTGGCCTTCGGGGGCTGCTTCGATTACCGTCACCTCCAGATGCGGCGCGGCGCGCTTGACGGCGAGCGCCGCCGAGAGACCGACATATCCGCCTCCGACTACAACCAGATCCGCCATCATCTACTCCCTTACAGCTTGTATCGTGCTTCGGGTCTTATATAGATCAGTTGGACCCGACTTCCTACCGCCGGAGCTTTTCCAAAATGCCGCAGACAGAAAATTCCGCCACACCGATGGAAAAACTGATCGAAACGCTGAACCTGGAGGCATTGGAAGTCAATTTGTTCCGAGGCACCAGCCCGCAGGTCGGATGGCAAAGGGTGTTCGGTGGCCAGGTCATCGCTCAGGCCTTGATGGCAGCCCAGCGCTGTGTCGATGATGAGCGGTATGTTCACTCCTTGCATGCCTATTTCTTGCGTCCCGGCGATCCGACGGTGCCAATCCTCTATCAGGTCGAGCGGACCCGTGACGGCGCCAGCTTTTCGACCCGTCGGGTCGTTGCCATCCAGCATGGCCAGATGATATTTTCGATGTCGGCCTCTTTCCAGCAAGAAGAAGAAGGCTTTTCCCACCAGC
The nucleotide sequence above comes from Agrobacterium vitis. Encoded proteins:
- a CDS encoding LON peptidase substrate-binding domain-containing protein, which codes for MQVGNARYLTAADFPETLPVFPLAGALLLPGGQLPLNIFEPRYLEMFDAALRSNRLIGMIQPALTEPYEIATGIPALCSMGCIGRITSFAETGDGRYILSLGGICRFRLSEELKTTHPFRTVRISPFMADLAAEGQENSVDRERLLAVFRAYLDANKLEADWESVQRASNLTLVNSLSMMSPFTPAEKQALLEATDLHSRTETLIAITEIYLARGFGDVEPVLQ
- a CDS encoding Trm112 family protein codes for the protein MDQRMNGVDPKMLELLVCPLTNGRLTLNRENNELVSEKARLAYPIRDGIPIMLVSEARKIED
- a CDS encoding ubiquinone biosynthesis hydroxylase — protein: MADLVVVGGGYVGLSAALAVKRAAPHLEVTVIEAAPEGQWRKDPRASAVIAAATKMLEVFGVWSTIEPQSQPINRMIVTDSRTSDPVRPVYLTFDGEVEEGKPFAYMVPNVAMVGALLDAAGVAGISIRHGVKAAGFSVKGHKAEVALSDGTTLDCRLVVACDGVRSRVRDMAGIKTVTWAYGQSGIVTTVEHERPHEGVAEEHFLPAGPFAILPLTGNRSSLVWTERSEDADRLVAEDDLMFETELERRFGHKLGSIRATGDRRAFPLGLTLARSFIGPRLALAGDAAHGIHPISGQGLNLGFKDVAALAETIVDADRLGLDIGDITVLERYQTWRRFDTFRMGVTTDVLNRLFSNDITPVRIVRDFGLGLVERLPKLKSYFISEAAGTAVKGGPKLLTGQAI